GGATCTAAATTTAGGGTCGTGGTGATCCGTTCGAGTGACTCGGATATTGATTGCTCGAGTTTGATTAGTTTCCATGATGATCACCACCATGTGGTAAATAAGTTTTCGAGTCATACAGGGTTTAGCATTATGGAAACCTCTCAAACTTGAGTAATCAGTCTCCGATGCACTCGACCGGATCACAACGAGATTAAATTTAGATTCACCGTAATACTTAAAAGTCACGAAATATCCATGCTTTAACCTGAATAGCTATACAATCCCGTGCCAAGCTGGATTCAGCCAAATACTATCGTCTTCTTTCTTACTCCATTTTACTTTTATTCCACCCCCAATTGGAAACTCTTAACGATATTGGATTTGATAGTCCTTTCCAATATTCGTttctaaaaaaatgaatattggAAAGGACGGAAGCGGTAAGACGTATTAAATTGAATACTAACAATGGACAGGAGGAATTAAATATTAACATGATGAGTGATgatgtttgttttaatttttttgttgaggGTTCATTAAATAGACTTTTACTGGGAACAAAAGTTACATGGAAATATTTTACACAAGTATTAGATACACGTGAAGCTAATTTTTCACCCTCATTCTTGCCGACGACATGGACAAGGATGAGAGAAAGAACATGCTGCGTGGGCAACTAGCGTTATAGAGAGAGCATGAGAACAACAAGAAAAACTGACTTACACGTTGGAAGGAATATGTCCATGTCCGCTCAAGGAAGGTAAGTAGTGAATTACAATTTTACAAGAATGAATTCATACTTTACATAGCAGCGCATAGTAGCTGCTGGTAACTGCATACCGTGGTTTAGAAATTAAGTTTTTTTACATGCATCCTGTTATCTTCGTATGGCCAATACATTAACAATTGCAGCAGCATATTTCCCATTAATTCACTCTTTGCCTATCAGTATCTACTACATGTCTAGCTCAGAGACGATACATAAATACGGATTCTATATTCTATGACGACCACCGTATAACACTTATTCCAATGAAATTTTGAATCGAAAAGCCTTATACAAGTTTCAAAACTACTCACTGTCCATGCATAGCCGAatggaataataaaaatgagCGTAGGGAAGATACATACCTCCGTAGGGCCATGTCGTTCGCGATTCCCACTGGGCTCTCTGGATGATGAATTCCCGCGAGTGCAGGACATCTCTTCTCGGAGACCGGTATGGCTCATATCCCTTTGGGAGGAGCATGTCCTCTTCGACCTAGCTGCCCGCAAGAACTGCAACAACGCCTCTTGCCCCTGGGCTCGTTCTGTGTCGAGGCCGCGGTTTCCCTACCATGCTTAGGGGCCCCCTTTGTCCTGGCTACGGACGGTTCCTTCATAATGTCCTGCTGACTCACTGCAGCATGATGATGAACTGTGTTGCCACTTTGTCCGTGTAGCTTCTGTGCCAATGAGGCTACGACATCCCTGGCCACTGTGAACTTAGCAGCATCCTCGGAAACAAGTTTTGCGACTACACTCATTGCACTACACAAGGCGCCGTACCTTAGTAATCAAGAACTGTGCGCCTCTCACCCTTCTGTTTCTTTTGGCGTCCATTCCTTGGCATCTTTACACCACCGCCGCAGTATCAAACTAGATGGGATCTCGTCCAACCCCTCATACTTCATCACACAAAAAATGTGGATGCAGGGAATACTTTCAGTGCTCCACATATGACAATCACACTCAATCTTAAGCTTAGTTAGATCATACAGCACCCTGCGAACACTACGACGGTTCCCCGTGGTTGAGAACTTGTACACAGAGGTCGTGCTGATGGTGTCTTTTCCCATAGACAGTAAACTCCCGacctctttgattttcttcctaaCCTCCTTGAAGAAACTTCTAGTGTATATCTTCGAAGCAAATAGCTCTATCTTATCGAGACCTGTGATCAAGACGGGCGTGTAATACGTCGAATAAAACTGGGCCGTTACCTCGTTATTGTGATAATCCTTCACCACCCTATCCAAGTTATAAACCAACTCCAATAGACTATTTGTCGATTTAAGAAACCCTTTGATGAATGCATTTATCCCCTTACACCTCGAAGTTGTCCTGTAGCCGGCGCAAAAAGTTCCCCATAGATATGTTGTTGCCCAACTGTGTCATAATTCGTATGTGCTTTTTACCTAACTGTTGTTCATTAAACCAAGACTCTGCACAGCTGTCATCCAGTAATCCTCAAACTCTGAAACATCGAGATTTGCGTACATCGTCTTCTTGAACACCTTCCGAAAATCAGGGTCCTTCACTCGCAAGACACAGTTTTTTTCAAAATGCCACCCGCAAAGCCAATGCCTGGCTAAAGGCAGTACATCCGCTATCACTGCTCTCATGGCTTTATCCCCATCGGTGACTACGACGGAAGGCTTCTTATTATCCATGACGTCCACAAGCTTCAACAAAACCCACCTATATGTATGGACTTCCTCGTCCTCCAGTAACGCAAACCCAAAAATCGCAGTCTGCTTGTGGTGATTAAATCCAGAGAAGACAACTAGAGGCTTCTTGTACTTGTTGGAGCAATATGTTGCATCAAATACAACCACGTCACCAAACAACTTATAATCCGCCATCATTTGTCCATCAGCCTAGAAGAGGCTCCCTAGTCGACCCTCTAATGTTTTCGTGTATCTGGCGACGGACATCATGTCAGCGTTTGCCTTGCCCTCCAAATAACTTATCGTTGCTGCCACGTCACCGTCATTTATTTGAGCCAGTCTCTGGCTGTGAACATAGTTATACAGATTTCTTTTGGTGAACCAAAGCATCCCGTATCCCCCTGACTGCCCGACCATGTAAGCCAAAATTTTCGATGTGGCTATACCAAACTTCTTCAAGCTATCAACTTGCGCCTTATCGCTCTCACTCAAATTCCGATGACTAGGAAGAAGATGATTAAACATAGTTGCAGCAAGAGGGTGGTTGTGGCTGTCGTCGATCCTCCTGACCTTCCAAACCTGATCTTATGCATCTAAGTAAATTTTTAGCTTTGCCGTACAACCCGTGCGACTCTCCAACTTCTCCTCCTGGACTCTGTCTGGATGATCGTAGTGTTTCTCATGCCTTGTACCCTCCCGGTGGCAAAAAAAAGTCTCGCCGAACCAAAACACCGTCTACTCGAGCCACGTCACCCTTCCTTACACCGAAACCCTTAACCGGGCAAACTATTTGTACGCCGGATAAGCCTCTTCCTCGGTCTTAAACACCTGGTCCACAAAATCTTCCGCAGACCTGAAGCCGAGAGCATCCCCATCAC
The genomic region above belongs to Arachis duranensis cultivar V14167 chromosome 3, aradu.V14167.gnm2.J7QH, whole genome shotgun sequence and contains:
- the LOC110278203 gene encoding protein FAR1-RELATED SEQUENCE 5-like, which encodes MADYKLFGDVVVFDATYCSNKYKKPLVVFSGFNHHKQTAIFGFALLEDEEVHTYRWVLLKLVDVMDNKKPSVVVTDGDKAMRAVIADVLPLARHWLCGWHFEKNCVLRVKDPDFRKVFKKTIWATTYLWGTFCAGYRTTSRCKGINAFIKGFLKSTNSLLELVYNLDRVVKDYHNNEVTAQFYSTYYTPVLITGLDKIELFASKIYTRSFFKEVRKKIKEVGSLLSMGKDTISTTSVYKFSTTGNRRSVRRVLYDLTKLKIECDCHMWSTESIPCIHIFCVMKYEGLDEIPSSLILRRWCKDAKEWTPKETEG